One genomic segment of Cololabis saira isolate AMF1-May2022 chromosome 22, fColSai1.1, whole genome shotgun sequence includes these proteins:
- the prlh2 gene encoding prolactin releasing hormone 2 encodes MLCVSAADARRCVLSAALLLLLSSCLSISSASAHSTTVEHDFHIVHNVDNRSPEIDPFWYVGRGVRPIGRFGKRHSSVEELGRGEVQPVVRTLELLLNSLRNKEDLGKVLDGEESDWLP; translated from the exons ATGCTGTGTGTGAGCGCGGCTGATGCGCGGCGCTGCGTGCTGAGCGCGGCTCTgctgctcctgctctcctcctgCCTCAGCATCAGCTCAGCATCAGCTCACAGTACCACCGTGGAGCACGACTTCCACATCGTTCACAACGTTGACAATAGAA GTCCAGAGATAGACCCATTCTGGTATGTGGGCCGTGGGGTGAGACCCATCGGCCGATTCGGGAAGAGACACAGCAGCGTGGAAGAGCTGGGGAGAGGCGAGGTACAGCCTGTCGTCAGGACAttggagctgctgctcaacAGCCTCAGAAATAAGGAGGACCTGGGAAAAGTACTCGATGGAGAGGAAAGCGATTGGTTGCCATGA